One Miscanthus floridulus cultivar M001 chromosome 11, ASM1932011v1, whole genome shotgun sequence DNA window includes the following coding sequences:
- the LOC136493061 gene encoding U-box domain-containing protein 33-like isoform X3 encodes MEIQSPSPPPSPCPLLRCRGRREQHHGEAWVHVAVGRSPEKTLGLIRWALRRFGCGRIALLHVHQPSPVIPTLLGKIPAAQATEELVLSHRESEKEEMNKILHTYFAFCHKAQVQTRLLVTENDQIHDGILSLVDQYRITKLIMGSAPDNCFKLKYGKESLMASNAPAFCQIWFVWRGKHIWTREASAAADNATPVQYQDDVMTTKRIRFSSYTNNTGPILDEGYLACEALTTVDLDQGVVSDYDRSNDYEAFGAHEANHFNSMSMSDWQDDTEAALNLTFWSDSSVHVDTLQLYSKELLARNVKQVMMEADRSRKEAFVELMKRKEMESKAVSAFAKTKDSDSAKKHEMKMREELEVVLVATRKQHEDLIKNKERAVSGLDSSMRRLAILDAHFEKIKLRIDEFSAELEVIQSSIESLCQKKLKMQTLENRHIHQVKGCTYSHATLSNCVSNAFGDDLYNFREFTMLDMQSATCKFSESFKIWSQGHGCVYKGEIMNRTVMIYKLHCHSIESVRQFQQEVYILSKVRHPHLVTLVGACPEALCLVYEYLPNGSLHDLFSRSNSRPLPWKIRARIVAEISDALVFLHSCKPQMIVHGNLKLENILLDTECHCKIADFDPEYKRSKVLTPKSDVYYFGIVILQLLTGKQEPAGLAGEVRRAMSCGKLSTILDPTAGQWPMEVAGRLAELGLRCSEDSSRDRPDLTPETVRELEQLHLMRQERAPSSFLCPIMQEVMHDPQVCADGVTYEGWAIRERMETGQGTAPLNNLKLEHLNLTPNHALRFAIQDWLRHSR; translated from the exons ATGGAGATCCAGAGCCCGTCGCCGCCGCCCAGCCCCTGCCCACTCCTACGCTGCCGCGGCCGCCGGGAGCAGCACCACGGCGAGGCGTGGGTCCACGTGGCCGTCGGGAGGTCACCGGAGAAGACGCTTGGGCTGATACGATGGGCCCTGCGCCGCTTCGGGTGCGGCCGCATCGCCCTCCTCCACGTCCACCAGCCGTCGCCAGTCATCCCAACCCTCT TAGGAAAGATCCCCGCGGCGCAAGCCACAGAGGAGCTGGTGCTCTCCCATCGCGAGTCCGAGAAGGAGGAGATGAACAAGATCCTTCACACCTACTTCGCCTTCTGCCACAAGGCCCAGGTCCAGACTAGGCTTCTTGTCACGGAGAACGACCAAATCCACGATGGCATCCTTAGCCTGGTCGACCAGTACAGGATCACCAAGCTCATAATGGGTTCTGCACCTGataa TTGCTTCAAGTTAAAATATGGCAAAGAATCTTTGATGGCcagcaatgctcctgcattctgtCAAATCTGGTTCGTGTGGAGAGGAAAGCACATCTGGACCAGAGAAGCGAGTGCGGCCGCCGACAACGCTACCCCTGTTCAGTACCAAGATGATGTGATGACTACAAAGAGAATTAGGTTCAGCTCATATACTAACAACACTGGACCCATACTTGATGAAGGATATCTTGCGTGCGAGGCATTAACAACAGTTGATCTAGATCAAGGCGTCGTTTCAGATTATGATCGATCTAATGATTATGAAGCTTTTGGGGCACATGAAGCCAACCATTTCAACAGTATGAGCATGTCAGATTGGCAAGATGATACAGAAGCTGCACTCAACTTAACATTCTGGTCTGATTCTTCTGTACATGTTGATACATTACAGTTATATTCTAAG GAATTATTGGCCAGAAATGTCAAACAAGTAATGATGGAAGCTGACAGATCAAGGAAAGAAGCTTTTGTTGAGCTGATGAAGCGCAAAGAAATGGAGTCAAAAGCTGTAAGTGCTTTTGCCAAG ACAAAAGATTCTGATTCTGCTAAAAAACATGAAATGAAAATGAGGGAGGAACTTGAAGTTGTATTGGTAGCCACAAGAAAGCAGCATGAAGATCTCATAAAGAATAAAGAGAGAGCAGTATCAGGGCTGGACTCATCTATGAGAAGATTAGCTATCCTAGATGCCCATTTTGAAAAAATAAAGCTTCGGATAGATGAGTTTTCAGCAGAGCTTGAAGTGATCCAATCTTCCATAGAAAGTCTTTGCCAGAAGAAACTAAAAATGCAAACGCTCGAAAACAGACACATTCACCAGGTTAAGGGGTGCACATACAGCCATGCCACACTGTCAAATTGCGTCTCAAATGCTTTTGGAGATGATTTGTACAACTTCAGAGAATTTACAATGTTAGATATGCAATCTGCTACATGTAAATTCTCAGAGAGCTTCAAGATATGGTCACAAGGTCATGGGTGTGTTTACAAAGGAGAAATTATGAACAGAACTGTGATGATTTATAAGCTGCACTGCCATAGCATTGAGAGTGTGAGGCAGTTCCAGCAAGAG GTTTATATCCTCAGCAAGGTGAGGCACCCTCATCTAGTGACACTGGTTGGGGCATGCCCAGAAGCACTGTGTCTCGTTTATGAATATCTGCCGAATGGGAGCCTTCATGACCTATTCAGCAGAAGCAATAGCCGTCCCTTGCCATGGAAAATTCGTGCGCGCATTGTTGCTGAGATCTCGGATGCATTGGTGTTCTTGCATTCCTGTAAACCTCAGATGATCGTACATGGCAACTTGAAGCTTGAGAACATCCTCCTAGATACTGAATGTCATTGCAAGATTGCCGATTTTG ATCCAGAGTACAAGAGAAGCAAAGTATTAACACCGAAGTCTGACGTATACTACTTCGGCATTGTGATACTCCAGCTACTGACCGGAAAACAAGAGCCTGCAGGGCTTGCTGGTGAAGTAAGGCGTGCTATGTCTTGTGGCAAGCTATCAACAATTCTCGATCCGACTGCTGGGCAGTGGCCTATGGAGGTGGCTGGAAGGCTAGCAGAATTGGGCCTGAGGTGCAGTGAAGACAGCAGCCGAGATCGCCCAGACCTGACTCCTGAGACTGTACGAGAACTGGAACAGCTACACTTGATGAGGCAGGAACGAGCACCCTCCTCTTTCCTGTGCCCAATTATGCAG GAGGTAATGCATGATCCTCAGGTGTGTGCTGATGGGGTGACCTATGAAGGGTGGGCAATCCGTGAGCGGATGGAGACTGGGCAGGGGACGGCGCCTCTGAACAACCTGAAACTAGAGCATCTCAATCTCACACCTAACCACGCCCTTCGGTTTGCTATCCAGGATTGGCTTCGTCACTCTCGCTGA
- the LOC136493061 gene encoding U-box domain-containing protein 33-like isoform X1, translating to MEIQSPSPPPSPCPLLRCRGRREQHHGEAWVHVAVGRSPEKTLGLIRWALRRFGCGRIALLHVHQPSPVIPTLLGKIPAAQATEELVLSHRESEKEEMNKILHTYFAFCHKAQVQTRLLVTENDQIHDGILSLVDQYRITKLIMGSAPDNCFKLKYGKESLMASNAPAFCQIWFVWRGKHIWTREASAAADNATPVQYQDDVMTTKRIRFSSYTNNTGPILDEGYLACEALTTVDLDQGVVSDYDRSNDYEAFGAHEANHFNSMSMSDWQDDTEAALNLTFWSDSSVHVDTLQLYSKVVTLLHLSFIYICISNSCLKLVLNIMWIVFQELLARNVKQVMMEADRSRKEAFVELMKRKEMESKAVSAFAKTKDSDSAKKHEMKMREELEVVLVATRKQHEDLIKNKERAVSGLDSSMRRLAILDAHFEKIKLRIDEFSAELEVIQSSIESLCQKKLKMQTLENRHIHQVKGCTYSHATLSNCVSNAFGDDLYNFREFTMLDMQSATCKFSESFKIWSQGHGCVYKGEIMNRTVMIYKLHCHSIESVRQFQQEVYILSKVRHPHLVTLVGACPEALCLVYEYLPNGSLHDLFSRSNSRPLPWKIRARIVAEISDALVFLHSCKPQMIVHGNLKLENILLDTECHCKIADFGISRLFTDDMKDYPSGGSELKGSFPYADPEYKRSKVLTPKSDVYYFGIVILQLLTGKQEPAGLAGEVRRAMSCGKLSTILDPTAGQWPMEVAGRLAELGLRCSEDSSRDRPDLTPETVRELEQLHLMRQERAPSSFLCPIMQEVMHDPQVCADGVTYEGWAIRERMETGQGTAPLNNLKLEHLNLTPNHALRFAIQDWLRHSR from the exons ATGGAGATCCAGAGCCCGTCGCCGCCGCCCAGCCCCTGCCCACTCCTACGCTGCCGCGGCCGCCGGGAGCAGCACCACGGCGAGGCGTGGGTCCACGTGGCCGTCGGGAGGTCACCGGAGAAGACGCTTGGGCTGATACGATGGGCCCTGCGCCGCTTCGGGTGCGGCCGCATCGCCCTCCTCCACGTCCACCAGCCGTCGCCAGTCATCCCAACCCTCT TAGGAAAGATCCCCGCGGCGCAAGCCACAGAGGAGCTGGTGCTCTCCCATCGCGAGTCCGAGAAGGAGGAGATGAACAAGATCCTTCACACCTACTTCGCCTTCTGCCACAAGGCCCAGGTCCAGACTAGGCTTCTTGTCACGGAGAACGACCAAATCCACGATGGCATCCTTAGCCTGGTCGACCAGTACAGGATCACCAAGCTCATAATGGGTTCTGCACCTGataa TTGCTTCAAGTTAAAATATGGCAAAGAATCTTTGATGGCcagcaatgctcctgcattctgtCAAATCTGGTTCGTGTGGAGAGGAAAGCACATCTGGACCAGAGAAGCGAGTGCGGCCGCCGACAACGCTACCCCTGTTCAGTACCAAGATGATGTGATGACTACAAAGAGAATTAGGTTCAGCTCATATACTAACAACACTGGACCCATACTTGATGAAGGATATCTTGCGTGCGAGGCATTAACAACAGTTGATCTAGATCAAGGCGTCGTTTCAGATTATGATCGATCTAATGATTATGAAGCTTTTGGGGCACATGAAGCCAACCATTTCAACAGTATGAGCATGTCAGATTGGCAAGATGATACAGAAGCTGCACTCAACTTAACATTCTGGTCTGATTCTTCTGTACATGTTGATACATTACAGTTATATTCTAAGGTGGTCACTCTGCTTCATTTATCATTTATATACATATGCATCAGTAACTCATGCTTGAAACTTGTGTTAAACATTATGTGGATAGTATTTCAGGAATTATTGGCCAGAAATGTCAAACAAGTAATGATGGAAGCTGACAGATCAAGGAAAGAAGCTTTTGTTGAGCTGATGAAGCGCAAAGAAATGGAGTCAAAAGCTGTAAGTGCTTTTGCCAAG ACAAAAGATTCTGATTCTGCTAAAAAACATGAAATGAAAATGAGGGAGGAACTTGAAGTTGTATTGGTAGCCACAAGAAAGCAGCATGAAGATCTCATAAAGAATAAAGAGAGAGCAGTATCAGGGCTGGACTCATCTATGAGAAGATTAGCTATCCTAGATGCCCATTTTGAAAAAATAAAGCTTCGGATAGATGAGTTTTCAGCAGAGCTTGAAGTGATCCAATCTTCCATAGAAAGTCTTTGCCAGAAGAAACTAAAAATGCAAACGCTCGAAAACAGACACATTCACCAGGTTAAGGGGTGCACATACAGCCATGCCACACTGTCAAATTGCGTCTCAAATGCTTTTGGAGATGATTTGTACAACTTCAGAGAATTTACAATGTTAGATATGCAATCTGCTACATGTAAATTCTCAGAGAGCTTCAAGATATGGTCACAAGGTCATGGGTGTGTTTACAAAGGAGAAATTATGAACAGAACTGTGATGATTTATAAGCTGCACTGCCATAGCATTGAGAGTGTGAGGCAGTTCCAGCAAGAG GTTTATATCCTCAGCAAGGTGAGGCACCCTCATCTAGTGACACTGGTTGGGGCATGCCCAGAAGCACTGTGTCTCGTTTATGAATATCTGCCGAATGGGAGCCTTCATGACCTATTCAGCAGAAGCAATAGCCGTCCCTTGCCATGGAAAATTCGTGCGCGCATTGTTGCTGAGATCTCGGATGCATTGGTGTTCTTGCATTCCTGTAAACCTCAGATGATCGTACATGGCAACTTGAAGCTTGAGAACATCCTCCTAGATACTGAATGTCATTGCAAGATTGCCGATTTTGGTATTTCTCGGCTATTCACGGATGACATGAAGGATTACCCATCAGGTGGTTCTGAGCTGAAAGGGTCTTTTCCCTATGCAGATCCAGAGTACAAGAGAAGCAAAGTATTAACACCGAAGTCTGACGTATACTACTTCGGCATTGTGATACTCCAGCTACTGACCGGAAAACAAGAGCCTGCAGGGCTTGCTGGTGAAGTAAGGCGTGCTATGTCTTGTGGCAAGCTATCAACAATTCTCGATCCGACTGCTGGGCAGTGGCCTATGGAGGTGGCTGGAAGGCTAGCAGAATTGGGCCTGAGGTGCAGTGAAGACAGCAGCCGAGATCGCCCAGACCTGACTCCTGAGACTGTACGAGAACTGGAACAGCTACACTTGATGAGGCAGGAACGAGCACCCTCCTCTTTCCTGTGCCCAATTATGCAG GAGGTAATGCATGATCCTCAGGTGTGTGCTGATGGGGTGACCTATGAAGGGTGGGCAATCCGTGAGCGGATGGAGACTGGGCAGGGGACGGCGCCTCTGAACAACCTGAAACTAGAGCATCTCAATCTCACACCTAACCACGCCCTTCGGTTTGCTATCCAGGATTGGCTTCGTCACTCTCGCTGA
- the LOC136493061 gene encoding U-box domain-containing protein 33-like isoform X2: MEIQSPSPPPSPCPLLRCRGRREQHHGEAWVHVAVGRSPEKTLGLIRWALRRFGCGRIALLHVHQPSPVIPTLLGKIPAAQATEELVLSHRESEKEEMNKILHTYFAFCHKAQVQTRLLVTENDQIHDGILSLVDQYRITKLIMGSAPDNCFKLKYGKESLMASNAPAFCQIWFVWRGKHIWTREASAAADNATPVQYQDDVMTTKRIRFSSYTNNTGPILDEGYLACEALTTVDLDQGVVSDYDRSNDYEAFGAHEANHFNSMSMSDWQDDTEAALNLTFWSDSSVHVDTLQLYSKELLARNVKQVMMEADRSRKEAFVELMKRKEMESKAVSAFAKTKDSDSAKKHEMKMREELEVVLVATRKQHEDLIKNKERAVSGLDSSMRRLAILDAHFEKIKLRIDEFSAELEVIQSSIESLCQKKLKMQTLENRHIHQVKGCTYSHATLSNCVSNAFGDDLYNFREFTMLDMQSATCKFSESFKIWSQGHGCVYKGEIMNRTVMIYKLHCHSIESVRQFQQEVYILSKVRHPHLVTLVGACPEALCLVYEYLPNGSLHDLFSRSNSRPLPWKIRARIVAEISDALVFLHSCKPQMIVHGNLKLENILLDTECHCKIADFGISRLFTDDMKDYPSGGSELKGSFPYADPEYKRSKVLTPKSDVYYFGIVILQLLTGKQEPAGLAGEVRRAMSCGKLSTILDPTAGQWPMEVAGRLAELGLRCSEDSSRDRPDLTPETVRELEQLHLMRQERAPSSFLCPIMQEVMHDPQVCADGVTYEGWAIRERMETGQGTAPLNNLKLEHLNLTPNHALRFAIQDWLRHSR; the protein is encoded by the exons ATGGAGATCCAGAGCCCGTCGCCGCCGCCCAGCCCCTGCCCACTCCTACGCTGCCGCGGCCGCCGGGAGCAGCACCACGGCGAGGCGTGGGTCCACGTGGCCGTCGGGAGGTCACCGGAGAAGACGCTTGGGCTGATACGATGGGCCCTGCGCCGCTTCGGGTGCGGCCGCATCGCCCTCCTCCACGTCCACCAGCCGTCGCCAGTCATCCCAACCCTCT TAGGAAAGATCCCCGCGGCGCAAGCCACAGAGGAGCTGGTGCTCTCCCATCGCGAGTCCGAGAAGGAGGAGATGAACAAGATCCTTCACACCTACTTCGCCTTCTGCCACAAGGCCCAGGTCCAGACTAGGCTTCTTGTCACGGAGAACGACCAAATCCACGATGGCATCCTTAGCCTGGTCGACCAGTACAGGATCACCAAGCTCATAATGGGTTCTGCACCTGataa TTGCTTCAAGTTAAAATATGGCAAAGAATCTTTGATGGCcagcaatgctcctgcattctgtCAAATCTGGTTCGTGTGGAGAGGAAAGCACATCTGGACCAGAGAAGCGAGTGCGGCCGCCGACAACGCTACCCCTGTTCAGTACCAAGATGATGTGATGACTACAAAGAGAATTAGGTTCAGCTCATATACTAACAACACTGGACCCATACTTGATGAAGGATATCTTGCGTGCGAGGCATTAACAACAGTTGATCTAGATCAAGGCGTCGTTTCAGATTATGATCGATCTAATGATTATGAAGCTTTTGGGGCACATGAAGCCAACCATTTCAACAGTATGAGCATGTCAGATTGGCAAGATGATACAGAAGCTGCACTCAACTTAACATTCTGGTCTGATTCTTCTGTACATGTTGATACATTACAGTTATATTCTAAG GAATTATTGGCCAGAAATGTCAAACAAGTAATGATGGAAGCTGACAGATCAAGGAAAGAAGCTTTTGTTGAGCTGATGAAGCGCAAAGAAATGGAGTCAAAAGCTGTAAGTGCTTTTGCCAAG ACAAAAGATTCTGATTCTGCTAAAAAACATGAAATGAAAATGAGGGAGGAACTTGAAGTTGTATTGGTAGCCACAAGAAAGCAGCATGAAGATCTCATAAAGAATAAAGAGAGAGCAGTATCAGGGCTGGACTCATCTATGAGAAGATTAGCTATCCTAGATGCCCATTTTGAAAAAATAAAGCTTCGGATAGATGAGTTTTCAGCAGAGCTTGAAGTGATCCAATCTTCCATAGAAAGTCTTTGCCAGAAGAAACTAAAAATGCAAACGCTCGAAAACAGACACATTCACCAGGTTAAGGGGTGCACATACAGCCATGCCACACTGTCAAATTGCGTCTCAAATGCTTTTGGAGATGATTTGTACAACTTCAGAGAATTTACAATGTTAGATATGCAATCTGCTACATGTAAATTCTCAGAGAGCTTCAAGATATGGTCACAAGGTCATGGGTGTGTTTACAAAGGAGAAATTATGAACAGAACTGTGATGATTTATAAGCTGCACTGCCATAGCATTGAGAGTGTGAGGCAGTTCCAGCAAGAG GTTTATATCCTCAGCAAGGTGAGGCACCCTCATCTAGTGACACTGGTTGGGGCATGCCCAGAAGCACTGTGTCTCGTTTATGAATATCTGCCGAATGGGAGCCTTCATGACCTATTCAGCAGAAGCAATAGCCGTCCCTTGCCATGGAAAATTCGTGCGCGCATTGTTGCTGAGATCTCGGATGCATTGGTGTTCTTGCATTCCTGTAAACCTCAGATGATCGTACATGGCAACTTGAAGCTTGAGAACATCCTCCTAGATACTGAATGTCATTGCAAGATTGCCGATTTTGGTATTTCTCGGCTATTCACGGATGACATGAAGGATTACCCATCAGGTGGTTCTGAGCTGAAAGGGTCTTTTCCCTATGCAGATCCAGAGTACAAGAGAAGCAAAGTATTAACACCGAAGTCTGACGTATACTACTTCGGCATTGTGATACTCCAGCTACTGACCGGAAAACAAGAGCCTGCAGGGCTTGCTGGTGAAGTAAGGCGTGCTATGTCTTGTGGCAAGCTATCAACAATTCTCGATCCGACTGCTGGGCAGTGGCCTATGGAGGTGGCTGGAAGGCTAGCAGAATTGGGCCTGAGGTGCAGTGAAGACAGCAGCCGAGATCGCCCAGACCTGACTCCTGAGACTGTACGAGAACTGGAACAGCTACACTTGATGAGGCAGGAACGAGCACCCTCCTCTTTCCTGTGCCCAATTATGCAG GAGGTAATGCATGATCCTCAGGTGTGTGCTGATGGGGTGACCTATGAAGGGTGGGCAATCCGTGAGCGGATGGAGACTGGGCAGGGGACGGCGCCTCTGAACAACCTGAAACTAGAGCATCTCAATCTCACACCTAACCACGCCCTTCGGTTTGCTATCCAGGATTGGCTTCGTCACTCTCGCTGA